A genomic segment from Danio aesculapii chromosome 17, fDanAes4.1, whole genome shotgun sequence encodes:
- the lgals8b gene encoding galectin-8 isoform X1, protein MSVANTKRTILNPTVPFTEIIPNGLHPGEMVVIQGCVQNDADRFQFDLTCGCSTKPRADVAFHFNPRFSSSPRIVCNFLHHEHWGKEENVELMPFKQGASFETIIMVLCDVFKVAVNGVHILEYKHRIPLEMVNTFSVSGDVEVHAIGFIPDSAIFSNSSDLSIPYKGSLLRGVIPGHQITIKGHISLFPHSFTVNLRCGQSNNIALHIYSHIKSGKLIRNSLLSQSWGPEERELPYFPFSAGNYFEIIILCQLHQFKIAVNGSHLLDYNHRVQDLSSIDQLEILGDMELQHVQLW, encoded by the exons ATGTCAGTGGCAAATACTAAACGGACTATTCTCAATCCG ACAGTCCCTTTCACTGAGATTATACCAAATGGTCTTCACCCAGGAGAGATGGTTGTTATACAGGGGTGTGTTCAAAATGATGCTGACAG GTTTCAGTTTGATTTGACATGTGGCTGCAGTACAAAGCCTCGGGCGGATGTCGCATTTCACTTTAATCCACGATTCAGCAGTTCTCCACGTATCGTGTGCAACTTCTTGCATCATGAACACTGGGGAAAAGAAGAAAACGTGGAGCTCATGCCATTTAAACAAGGAGCATCATTTGAGACGATCATCATGGTACTTTGCGATGTTTTCAAA GTAGCAGTAAATGGTGTTCATATTTTGGAATATAAACACAGGATTCCTCTTGAGATGGTTAACACGTTTTCAGTATCTGGAGACGTAGAAGTGCATGCCATTGGCTTTATCCCTGACTCA GCAATATTTTCAAACTCAAGTGACCTA AGCATACCCTACAAGGGAAGTTTACTTAGAGGAGTCATTCCTGGACATCAAATAACAATCAAAGGGCATATCAGCTTGTTCCCTCACAG TTTTACTGTTAATCTGCGATGCGGCCAATCGAACAACATTGCTCTGCACATTTACTCACACATCAAATCTGGCAAGCTTATCAGGAACTCCCTTCTCAGCCAGTCATGGGGTCCAGAGGAACGTGAACTGCCATACTTTCCCTTTTCAGCTGGAAACTACTTTGAG ATAATAATCCTATGTCAGCTTCATCAGTTTAAGATAGCAGTTAATGGATCCCATCTGCTGGATTACAACCACAGAGTGCAGGACTTAAGCTCCATTGATCAACTGGAGATTCTGGGTGACATGGAACTGCAACATGTTCAGTTGTGGTGA
- the lgals8b gene encoding galectin-8 isoform X3, whose amino-acid sequence MSVANTKRTILNPTVPFTEIIPNGLHPGEMVVIQGCVQNDADRFQFDLTCGCSTKPRADVAFHFNPRFSSSPRIVCNFLHHEHWGKEENVELMPFKQGASFETIIMVLCDVFKAIFSNSSDLSIPYKGSLLRGVIPGHQITIKGHISLFPHSFTVNLRCGQSNNIALHIYSHIKSGKLIRNSLLSQSWGPEERELPYFPFSAGNYFEIIILCQLHQFKIAVNGSHLLDYNHRVQDLSSIDQLEILGDMELQHVQLW is encoded by the exons ATGTCAGTGGCAAATACTAAACGGACTATTCTCAATCCG ACAGTCCCTTTCACTGAGATTATACCAAATGGTCTTCACCCAGGAGAGATGGTTGTTATACAGGGGTGTGTTCAAAATGATGCTGACAG GTTTCAGTTTGATTTGACATGTGGCTGCAGTACAAAGCCTCGGGCGGATGTCGCATTTCACTTTAATCCACGATTCAGCAGTTCTCCACGTATCGTGTGCAACTTCTTGCATCATGAACACTGGGGAAAAGAAGAAAACGTGGAGCTCATGCCATTTAAACAAGGAGCATCATTTGAGACGATCATCATGGTACTTTGCGATGTTTTCAAA GCAATATTTTCAAACTCAAGTGACCTA AGCATACCCTACAAGGGAAGTTTACTTAGAGGAGTCATTCCTGGACATCAAATAACAATCAAAGGGCATATCAGCTTGTTCCCTCACAG TTTTACTGTTAATCTGCGATGCGGCCAATCGAACAACATTGCTCTGCACATTTACTCACACATCAAATCTGGCAAGCTTATCAGGAACTCCCTTCTCAGCCAGTCATGGGGTCCAGAGGAACGTGAACTGCCATACTTTCCCTTTTCAGCTGGAAACTACTTTGAG ATAATAATCCTATGTCAGCTTCATCAGTTTAAGATAGCAGTTAATGGATCCCATCTGCTGGATTACAACCACAGAGTGCAGGACTTAAGCTCCATTGATCAACTGGAGATTCTGGGTGACATGGAACTGCAACATGTTCAGTTGTGGTGA
- the lgals8b gene encoding galectin-8 isoform X2, giving the protein MVVIQGCVQNDADRFQFDLTCGCSTKPRADVAFHFNPRFSSSPRIVCNFLHHEHWGKEENVELMPFKQGASFETIIMVLCDVFKVAVNGVHILEYKHRIPLEMVNTFSVSGDVEVHAIGFIPDSAIFSNSSDLSIPYKGSLLRGVIPGHQITIKGHISLFPHSFTVNLRCGQSNNIALHIYSHIKSGKLIRNSLLSQSWGPEERELPYFPFSAGNYFEIIILCQLHQFKIAVNGSHLLDYNHRVQDLSSIDQLEILGDMELQHVQLW; this is encoded by the exons ATGGTTGTTATACAGGGGTGTGTTCAAAATGATGCTGACAG GTTTCAGTTTGATTTGACATGTGGCTGCAGTACAAAGCCTCGGGCGGATGTCGCATTTCACTTTAATCCACGATTCAGCAGTTCTCCACGTATCGTGTGCAACTTCTTGCATCATGAACACTGGGGAAAAGAAGAAAACGTGGAGCTCATGCCATTTAAACAAGGAGCATCATTTGAGACGATCATCATGGTACTTTGCGATGTTTTCAAA GTAGCAGTAAATGGTGTTCATATTTTGGAATATAAACACAGGATTCCTCTTGAGATGGTTAACACGTTTTCAGTATCTGGAGACGTAGAAGTGCATGCCATTGGCTTTATCCCTGACTCA GCAATATTTTCAAACTCAAGTGACCTA AGCATACCCTACAAGGGAAGTTTACTTAGAGGAGTCATTCCTGGACATCAAATAACAATCAAAGGGCATATCAGCTTGTTCCCTCACAG TTTTACTGTTAATCTGCGATGCGGCCAATCGAACAACATTGCTCTGCACATTTACTCACACATCAAATCTGGCAAGCTTATCAGGAACTCCCTTCTCAGCCAGTCATGGGGTCCAGAGGAACGTGAACTGCCATACTTTCCCTTTTCAGCTGGAAACTACTTTGAG ATAATAATCCTATGTCAGCTTCATCAGTTTAAGATAGCAGTTAATGGATCCCATCTGCTGGATTACAACCACAGAGTGCAGGACTTAAGCTCCATTGATCAACTGGAGATTCTGGGTGACATGGAACTGCAACATGTTCAGTTGTGGTGA